The Bacillota bacterium region CGCTGGGCGTGGCGCTGGTCGCCCGCTGAAGAGAAGAGGCGTCCGCGCCGGAAGGAGGCGGCCCGTACGGGCGGTCCGCGGAGGGCTAACGCTCTCCCGGACCGCCTGCGGCCGCCTCCACCAGCCGCCCTGCCACCTCCGGGTGGCCGGCCAGGTGGATGTGCACGTAGGAGGCGAAGAGGTGGTCACGGGCGTACCCCTCGGGGCGGGCGGCGGCGGGGCCGTCCGCCCCGGGGCGCCACATGCGGTAGGCGGCTGCTTCCTCGGGAAGCGGGTCGACCAGGGTGGAGTAGTGGAACTCGTGGCCGCGCAGGCGGAGGCCGGCCGGGCCGAGGAGGGAGTCCCGGGCCAGCTCCAGCTCGCGGTAGCCGAAGCCGGCCAAGCGGCCGGTCATGCGCACACGCGCGGGCAGCAGGCCGGCCATGGTTCGCCCGTCGATCTCGCGGGCGAGCAGCATCAGCCCGCCACACTCGGCGTAGACGGCGCCGCCCGCCGCATGGAAGCGGCGGATGGCGCGCAGCATCGCCGTGTTGGCCGCCAGCCGGGCGGCGTGGCGCTCGGGGAAGCCGCCCCCCAGCAGAAGGAGCCCCGTCCCCCGGGGCAGCGCCTCGTCGCGCAGGGGCGAGAAGGGGATGACCTCCGCGCCCTGCGCTTCCAGGAGCTCCAGCGCCTCCGGGTAGTAGAAGTTGAAGGCCTCGTCCAGGGCGACGGCGACGCGCGGGCGGCGGGCGCGGCGCCTCCCGCGGCGCTCCGGCCCCTCGGGTGCGGCGGCCGTCGGCGAAGGCGCCCCCGCGGGCGTCGGGGCGGGTGTCTGGGCGGGAACCCCGACGGGCGGAGGAAGCGGCGGTGCGGCGCGGGCCGTCCCGAGCAGCCGGTCCAGGTCGGCGCCCTCCTCCACCGCGGCGGCCAGCCGCTCCAGCACCGCCTCCAGTCCCGGCTGCTCGGGCGCCGGGTAGAGGCCCAGGTGC contains the following coding sequences:
- a CDS encoding cobyrinate a,c-diamide synthase is translated as MEHDGARSQAQRPGPPRLLVAGTHSGAGKTTVTLALIAAFRRRGLRVQPFKVGPDYIDPGLHAVAAGRPSRNLDPWLTGRETALAIFRRASAGADLVLVEGVMGLHDGLDATGRQGSTAEVAALLRAPVLLVADASGLSRSLAAVARGYRDLDPEVALAGLFANRAAGAGHAALLRRAVEELAGLPLLGWLPPLPEAGLPEAHLGLYPAPEQPGLEAVLERLAAAVEEGADLDRLLGTARAAPPLPPPVGVPAQTPAPTPAGAPSPTAAAPEGPERRGRRRARRPRVAVALDEAFNFYYPEALELLEAQGAEVIPFSPLRDEALPRGTGLLLLGGGFPERHAARLAANTAMLRAIRRFHAAGGAVYAECGGLMLLAREIDGRTMAGLLPARVRMTGRLAGFGYRELELARDSLLGPAGLRLRGHEFHYSTLVDPLPEEAAAYRMWRPGADGPAAARPEGYARDHLFASYVHIHLAGHPEVAGRLVEAAAGGPGER